A genomic segment from Balneola sp. encodes:
- a CDS encoding sodium:proton antiporter: MRQYSLLKKLAIVGAPLLVLLFSELASAAEAGSGHGIDGSGLSILWALPFAGILLSIAIFPLVAEHWWHHNFGKVSAVWAFALIIPLLVTFGFEATLYEVLHAYLLEYIPFIVLLFALFTVSGGIRIKGYLKGTPEVNTGILLLGTILASWMGTTGAAMLLIRPILRANEWRSTKKHIVIFFIFLVANVGGSLTPLGDPPLFLGFLQGVDFFWTTTNLFFEMTFVATLLLVIYYFWDRHLYKKETNTPPLDDGSEPLGIEGSFNLVLILGIVGAVLFSGLVHVGELTIFHVHVNIENLIRDLVLLLIAWISWAVTSKASRAANGFNWFPIQEVAKLFAGIFITIIAPIAMLKAANNGEGALQFVNDAVFDESGDPINYMFFWITGMLSAFLDNAPTYLVFFNAAGGDAQLLMTEMSHTLIAISSGAVFFGALTYIGNAPNFMVKSIAEQNGVKMPSFGAYLIWSIGILVPIYLLVTFLFI; this comes from the coding sequence GTGAGGCAATATTCTCTTTTAAAAAAATTAGCGATAGTAGGGGCTCCTTTATTGGTTTTATTATTTTCGGAATTAGCTTCCGCAGCAGAAGCTGGCTCAGGACATGGTATTGACGGTAGTGGACTAAGTATTCTTTGGGCTCTCCCTTTTGCTGGCATCTTGCTCTCAATTGCAATCTTTCCCCTTGTTGCAGAACATTGGTGGCATCATAATTTTGGAAAAGTCTCAGCGGTCTGGGCCTTCGCTCTTATTATTCCCTTATTAGTAACTTTTGGTTTTGAAGCGACCCTTTATGAAGTACTCCACGCTTATTTGTTAGAATACATTCCTTTTATTGTTCTCCTCTTCGCTCTTTTTACTGTTTCGGGTGGAATCCGAATTAAAGGATACCTTAAAGGCACTCCGGAAGTAAATACAGGAATCTTGCTTCTGGGAACTATACTGGCTAGCTGGATGGGAACCACTGGTGCAGCCATGCTACTTATTCGCCCAATCTTGAGAGCAAACGAGTGGAGAAGTACAAAAAAGCATATTGTCATCTTTTTCATTTTCTTGGTTGCCAATGTGGGCGGCTCATTAACCCCATTAGGGGATCCCCCATTGTTTTTAGGATTTCTTCAGGGAGTAGATTTCTTCTGGACAACCACAAATTTATTTTTTGAGATGACTTTTGTAGCTACACTCCTACTAGTCATCTATTATTTCTGGGATCGTCATCTCTACAAAAAAGAGACAAATACTCCTCCTTTAGATGATGGTTCTGAACCGTTAGGCATCGAAGGTAGTTTCAATCTTGTCCTCATTTTGGGGATTGTTGGAGCTGTTCTTTTTTCAGGATTGGTTCATGTTGGCGAACTAACCATTTTTCATGTTCATGTGAATATTGAAAACCTGATAAGAGACTTGGTTCTGCTTCTTATCGCCTGGATAAGCTGGGCCGTTACCTCTAAAGCAAGTAGGGCAGCAAATGGATTTAATTGGTTTCCAATTCAAGAAGTAGCAAAGCTCTTCGCCGGGATTTTCATCACCATTATAGCTCCTATCGCAATGCTAAAAGCTGCCAACAATGGAGAAGGAGCACTTCAATTTGTTAATGATGCTGTTTTTGATGAATCAGGCGACCCTATCAATTATATGTTTTTCTGGATAACCGGGATGCTATCTGCTTTTCTGGATAATGCCCCAACATATCTTGTATTCTTCAATGCAGCAGGTGGTGACGCCCAGTTACTTATGACGGAGATGAGCCATACTCTTATCGCTATCTCATCAGGAGCCGTTTTCTTTGGTGCACTTACATATATTGGTAATGCACCCAACTTCATGGTTAAATCGATTGCAGAGCAAAATGGGGTAAAAATGCCTAGCTTTGGTGCGTACCTAATATGGTCGATCGGAATACTCGTACCAATTTATCTATTGGTTACTTTCCTCTTCATTTAA
- a CDS encoding 4a-hydroxytetrahydrobiopterin dehydratase, whose protein sequence is MEALTELQITEKLESISGWSYKSDTIQKKFELSDFKEALGFIVRVGLEAELLGHHPNLANVYNQVTISLQTHDVGNKVTEKDFELATRIEAI, encoded by the coding sequence ATGGAAGCATTAACAGAATTACAAATAACTGAAAAGCTGGAATCTATTTCCGGGTGGAGCTATAAAAGTGATACCATTCAAAAAAAATTTGAGCTCTCAGATTTTAAAGAAGCACTTGGATTTATTGTTAGGGTAGGGCTAGAAGCCGAGTTACTCGGGCATCATCCTAATCTTGCAAATGTATACAACCAGGTTACTATTTCTCTTCAAACCCACGATGTTGGTAACAAAGTGACTGAAAAGGACTTTGAATTAGCTACAAGAATCGAAGCTATTTGA
- the rpsF gene encoding 30S ribosomal protein S6, producing the protein MSKNHYELTYILNPVLEEDQFKAAIEKINKLITDNGGEIEEVDEWGLRKFAYEMDKKGNGYYVNTYFSGPAAVVAAYERFMRIEDEYMRYLTLKLDAKMLRHRELVKNNAVPSIFAVEEEAKAEA; encoded by the coding sequence ATGAGTAAGAATCATTACGAATTGACGTATATCCTTAATCCTGTGTTGGAAGAGGATCAGTTTAAAGCCGCAATCGAAAAAATTAACAAGCTTATCACTGATAACGGCGGCGAAATCGAAGAAGTAGACGAGTGGGGTCTCCGCAAGTTTGCATATGAGATGGACAAAAAAGGAAACGGGTATTATGTAAATACCTATTTCTCAGGACCAGCAGCAGTAGTAGCTGCGTATGAGCGATTCATGAGAATTGAGGATGAGTACATGCGCTATTTAACCCTTAAGCTTGACGCGAAAATGCTTCGTCATCGTGAGTTGGTTAAGAATAATGCAGTACCAAGCATATTTGCTGTTGAAGAAGAAGCAAAAGCGGAAGCATAA
- the rpsR gene encoding 30S ribosomal protein S18, translating to MIKNPSHPKKSVRKVKQCKFTQAGVEYIDYKDVETLKRFTNDQGKILPRRVTGTSAKHQRQLTTAIKRARFLALIPYVAENLR from the coding sequence ATGATTAAGAATCCATCACACCCAAAGAAAAGCGTACGTAAGGTTAAGCAGTGTAAGTTCACTCAAGCTGGTGTAGAATACATCGACTATAAAGATGTTGAAACCCTTAAGAGATTTACTAACGACCAGGGAAAAATCTTACCTAGAAGAGTAACCGGAACAAGTGCAAAACATCAACGACAACTTACGACTGCCATCAAGCGTGCTCGTTTTCTTGCGTTGATTCCATATGTAGCTGAAAACCTGCGATAA
- a CDS encoding 50S ribosomal protein L9, which produces MKVILKEDVEKLGYAGDLVEVKDGYGRNFLIPQAKAVLATKGAIAEVELMKQRASLKAELTVQEAKELAKLLESTSVTIPVTTGEDDKIFGTVTNVQLAEALQEKNIEVDRRNISINEDVKVLGEYTATVNLLGDLKPTVKFWVVRAE; this is translated from the coding sequence ATGAAAGTTATTCTAAAAGAAGACGTAGAAAAATTAGGTTATGCCGGTGACCTTGTTGAAGTTAAGGACGGCTACGGTCGCAACTTCCTGATTCCACAGGCAAAAGCAGTATTAGCTACCAAAGGAGCTATTGCAGAAGTAGAATTGATGAAACAAAGAGCTTCCCTTAAAGCAGAACTCACTGTTCAGGAAGCCAAAGAATTGGCAAAATTATTGGAATCAACTTCTGTTACTATCCCTGTTACAACGGGCGAGGATGATAAGATCTTCGGAACAGTAACAAATGTTCAGCTCGCTGAAGCTCTTCAGGAAAAGAATATTGAGGTAGATCGCCGAAATATTTCGATTAATGAAGATGTAAAAGTTTTAGGTGAATACACGGCGACGGTAAATCTTTTGGGTGACCTTAAGCCAACAGTGAAATTCTGGGTAGTTAGGGCGGAATAA
- a CDS encoding MotA/TolQ/ExbB proton channel family protein, with amino-acid sequence MTSSIALFLLRLQAEEGFFNLIVQKFNEGNDGGWMWPVLITLILGLAIFLERIITLNLADINTRKFIVNVQEALQEGGVEAAEQLCAQTRGPVASVFQAGLMRSHEGIDAAEKAIAAYGSIEMSFLERGLVWLSLFIAIAPLFGFLGTVVGMIEAFDDIQEAADISPSIVAGGIKTALLTTAGGLIAGIILQIGYNYCVSKIDRLIAEMEESSITLIDSIILLQEGKSLVPAADDTSSDEE; translated from the coding sequence ATGACATCGTCGATTGCTCTATTTCTTTTAAGACTCCAAGCTGAAGAAGGCTTTTTCAATCTAATTGTTCAGAAATTTAACGAAGGTAATGATGGGGGCTGGATGTGGCCTGTATTAATTACTCTTATTCTGGGTCTTGCGATTTTCCTTGAAAGAATTATTACTCTTAACCTTGCTGATATTAACACTAGAAAGTTCATTGTAAATGTTCAAGAAGCATTACAAGAAGGTGGTGTTGAAGCAGCAGAGCAACTTTGTGCTCAAACTCGTGGTCCTGTAGCTTCGGTATTCCAGGCTGGTTTAATGCGATCACATGAAGGAATTGACGCTGCGGAAAAAGCAATCGCAGCATACGGATCAATTGAAATGAGTTTCCTTGAACGAGGTCTTGTTTGGTTGTCATTATTTATCGCTATTGCCCCACTGTTCGGATTCCTTGGAACAGTAGTAGGTATGATCGAGGCCTTCGATGATATTCAGGAAGCTGCCGACATTTCTCCAAGTATCGTTGCAGGTGGTATCAAGACTGCACTTTTAACCACTGCCGGTGGTCTTATAGCAGGTATTATTCTACAAATTGGGTACAACTATTGTGTTTCTAAAATCGATCGATTAATTGCTGAGATGGAAGAAAGTTCTATCACACTTATTGATTCGATTATCTTACTTCAGGAAGGCAAATCATTAGTTCCTGCAGCAGATGACACTAGTTCAGATGAAGAATAA
- a CDS encoding biopolymer transporter ExbD produces the protein MLLKKRERDSAEINGSSMADIAFLLLIFFLVTTTINVDTGIGMVLPPPLDPEVEPPPIRERNLMNILVNAQGLILMDEQPVSINEVKDKLIEFIDNPTDNEELSISPDAAIVSLKTQRETPYNIYIDMLDEVMSAYKDLRDAASRANYGVEYARLEENSPQQEQIKDMYPKKISIAEPDS, from the coding sequence ATGCTATTAAAGAAAAGAGAAAGAGATTCTGCGGAAATAAATGGGTCTTCAATGGCCGATATCGCATTCCTTCTCCTTATTTTCTTCCTGGTAACCACTACTATTAATGTGGATACCGGTATAGGTATGGTTCTTCCTCCCCCTTTAGATCCGGAAGTTGAACCACCACCGATCCGGGAGAGAAACCTTATGAACATTCTGGTGAATGCTCAGGGATTGATCTTGATGGATGAGCAGCCTGTATCAATTAATGAGGTGAAAGATAAACTTATTGAGTTTATTGATAATCCAACCGACAATGAGGAGTTATCCATTTCTCCCGATGCAGCTATCGTTTCTTTAAAAACCCAGCGCGAAACACCCTACAATATCTATATAGATATGTTGGATGAGGTGATGTCGGCGTACAAGGATTTAAGGGATGCTGCTTCTCGTGCTAACTATGGTGTTGAGTATGCTCGTTTAGAAGAGAATAGTCCTCAACAGGAACAGATTAAGGATATGTATCCTAAGAAAATTTCAATCGCAGAACCTGATAGTTAA
- a CDS encoding biopolymer transporter ExbD, which produces MSQFKKKQAGSKQEVPTSAMPDVVFMLLFFFMVTTVLREVTLKVKLDLTKANNIEKIEEKRLVSYIYMGPERLPGNQLGEDKVQIDDSIQEDIGAIRNIMYDKLLEEPRLIVSLRVDENSEFGLLTDVQKELQQAGTFRINYSTKREE; this is translated from the coding sequence ATGAGCCAATTCAAAAAGAAACAAGCAGGGAGCAAGCAAGAGGTACCAACTTCAGCAATGCCTGATGTAGTATTCATGCTTTTGTTCTTCTTTATGGTTACCACGGTTCTTCGTGAGGTTACCTTAAAAGTAAAGCTCGATCTTACTAAAGCGAATAACATCGAAAAGATTGAGGAAAAGCGGTTAGTGTCTTATATCTATATGGGACCAGAACGGTTACCTGGAAATCAATTAGGAGAAGATAAGGTTCAGATCGATGATTCAATACAGGAAGATATTGGAGCAATTCGAAACATTATGTATGATAAACTACTCGAAGAGCCTCGATTAATTGTTTCTCTTCGTGTTGATGAGAATTCTGAGTTTGGGCTGTTAACTGATGTTCAAAAAGAACTTCAGCAAGCCGGAACATTCAGAATTAATTATTCTACTAAGCGAGAAGAATAG
- the thiL gene encoding thiamine-phosphate kinase → MNNDFTTIQNLGRQKLLERISVYKGEVQESTLTGIGDDASVIKEKDGSLTLLTTDTFVEGVDFDPVYTPFTHFGYKMVSASVSDIYSMNGTPTSILINLALPNRMSVQMVEDLYTGIDNACKAYGIEVVGGDLTGNHQNAVISVTVYGKAESEHIVYRSGAKVDDAICVTGDVGAALAGLRVLMREKQFWEEHGNEALQPDLEDYRFVVQRQLMPNARKDLIEELKTQNVVPSSMIDITKGVISEVTELCIASDTGAHLYQAALPIALETRKVADEMEEDVDRYGLFGGEDLELMFTLNEKQIEAFAEQFKDFVVIGRMIPKEEGLNLQSAEGEIISFDDLS, encoded by the coding sequence ATGAACAACGATTTTACTACCATACAAAACTTAGGTCGGCAAAAACTGCTGGAGAGAATTTCTGTTTATAAAGGGGAAGTTCAGGAATCTACATTAACGGGGATAGGAGATGATGCGTCAGTAATCAAGGAGAAAGATGGATCACTCACACTACTTACCACAGATACTTTTGTAGAAGGAGTAGATTTTGACCCGGTTTACACTCCGTTTACGCATTTCGGTTACAAGATGGTTAGTGCAAGTGTAAGTGATATTTATTCCATGAATGGAACTCCCACTTCAATACTTATAAACCTGGCATTACCTAATCGAATGTCTGTTCAAATGGTGGAAGATCTTTATACAGGAATTGACAATGCTTGTAAGGCCTATGGTATAGAAGTAGTAGGTGGCGATCTGACTGGGAATCATCAAAATGCAGTAATCTCTGTGACAGTATATGGTAAAGCTGAAAGTGAGCATATTGTATATCGATCAGGAGCAAAAGTAGATGACGCAATCTGTGTAACAGGAGATGTTGGAGCCGCGTTAGCTGGGCTCAGAGTTCTGATGCGCGAAAAACAATTCTGGGAAGAACATGGTAATGAAGCGCTACAGCCTGACTTGGAAGATTACCGGTTTGTTGTACAGCGCCAACTTATGCCCAATGCCCGAAAAGATTTGATCGAGGAATTAAAAACACAGAACGTAGTGCCGTCCTCGATGATTGATATTACAAAAGGGGTAATTAGTGAGGTAACAGAATTATGTATTGCGTCAGATACTGGCGCTCATCTTTACCAGGCAGCACTTCCAATAGCTCTGGAAACTCGTAAAGTTGCAGATGAAATGGAAGAGGATGTAGATAGATACGGCCTATTTGGAGGAGAGGATCTGGAGTTGATGTTCACATTGAATGAGAAACAAATCGAAGCATTTGCAGAGCAATTCAAAGATTTTGTTGTAATAGGAAGAATGATTCCTAAAGAGGAGGGGTTAAACCTCCAAAGTGCTGAGGGAGAAATAATAAGTTTTGATGATTTGTCATAA
- a CDS encoding ATP-dependent metallopeptidase FtsH/Yme1/Tma family protein translates to MADKPLPKKQIKPPSGEKKGNTPKFPTWGFLAIILFLIVIQFMFLNPETGTQIKYSTFLEHVEGGYVDEIIIKNGVNIYGKYNDSAIQDGIVDLPVQDDSPFSLSSGSEDINAFITTMLPGDEIRPILDANEVEYEVRIEEEWFSGMFMWLIMIALAVGFWVFIFRRMNPGQQVLNIGKNKASLYDQQTDTKITFKDVAGLEEAKEEVREIVEFLKNPGKFTKLGGKIPKGALLVGSPGTGKTLLAKAVAGEAAVPFFSLSGSDFVEMFVGVGAARVRDLFKTAKEKAPCIIFIDEIDAIGRSRGKGQMPGSNDERENTLNSLLVEMDGFATDSGVIILAATNRPDVLDSALLRPGRFDRQISIDKPDINGREEIFRVHLKPLKLHKEVDPKNLAAQTPGFAGAEIANVCNEAALIAARGNKKSVDMEDFQNAIDRVIGGLEKKNKIISPEEKKIVAYHEAGHAVAGWFLEHADPLVKVSIVPRGLAALGYAQYLPKEQFLHQTEQLMDQMCMTLGGRAAEQIVFGKISTGALSDLERITKMAYSIVTVYGMNDKIGNISFYDSKQNEYSFNKPYSDATAKIIDEEVKKIIDTAYQRTLKLLKDKRDELEILAKELLEKEILFQTDLEKLIGKRPFDKETTYEAFTNSKKEEATEENPKKKATKNGVPKEPKAEVEEEEIAEEKAETSTEE, encoded by the coding sequence ATGGCCGATAAGCCCCTTCCTAAAAAACAGATTAAACCTCCATCAGGAGAAAAGAAAGGAAATACCCCGAAATTCCCAACCTGGGGTTTTCTTGCTATCATTCTTTTTCTAATTGTTATTCAGTTTATGTTCCTGAACCCAGAGACGGGAACACAGATCAAGTACAGCACTTTTCTTGAGCACGTAGAAGGTGGTTATGTAGATGAAATCATCATCAAGAACGGAGTAAATATCTATGGGAAGTATAATGACAGTGCTATACAGGATGGGATAGTTGATTTACCAGTACAAGATGATAGTCCCTTTAGTCTTTCTTCAGGGTCAGAAGATATTAATGCCTTTATCACCACTATGCTACCAGGTGATGAGATTCGTCCCATACTTGATGCGAATGAAGTAGAGTATGAGGTAAGGATTGAGGAAGAGTGGTTTAGTGGAATGTTCATGTGGCTAATCATGATCGCACTTGCCGTTGGTTTTTGGGTATTCATTTTTAGAAGAATGAACCCTGGTCAGCAAGTTCTGAATATCGGGAAGAATAAAGCTTCACTTTATGATCAGCAGACCGATACAAAAATCACTTTCAAGGATGTAGCTGGTCTGGAAGAGGCCAAAGAAGAGGTTAGAGAAATTGTCGAGTTTTTAAAGAACCCTGGTAAATTCACCAAGCTTGGTGGTAAGATTCCTAAAGGAGCGTTATTGGTAGGCTCTCCCGGCACCGGAAAAACTCTTCTCGCAAAAGCAGTAGCTGGGGAAGCAGCAGTGCCATTCTTTTCACTTTCCGGATCTGACTTTGTGGAAATGTTTGTTGGGGTTGGTGCAGCAAGGGTTAGGGATCTTTTCAAGACTGCGAAAGAAAAAGCACCTTGTATAATATTTATAGATGAGATTGATGCAATTGGTCGATCCAGAGGAAAAGGTCAAATGCCTGGCTCGAATGACGAGCGAGAGAATACATTAAATTCTTTGCTAGTTGAAATGGATGGTTTTGCAACCGATTCAGGGGTAATCATTCTAGCTGCTACTAACCGCCCAGATGTATTAGATAGCGCCTTACTACGTCCAGGTCGATTCGATCGTCAGATCAGTATTGACAAACCAGACATAAATGGACGGGAAGAAATTTTTAGAGTACATCTAAAGCCTTTAAAGCTACATAAAGAAGTTGACCCAAAAAATCTTGCGGCCCAAACACCGGGTTTTGCCGGAGCTGAGATAGCCAACGTGTGTAACGAAGCAGCGTTAATTGCAGCTCGCGGAAATAAGAAGTCGGTAGATATGGAAGACTTCCAAAACGCCATTGACCGGGTTATCGGTGGGCTTGAAAAAAAGAACAAGATTATATCCCCCGAGGAAAAGAAAATTGTGGCCTATCATGAGGCAGGACATGCTGTAGCCGGTTGGTTCCTAGAGCATGCCGATCCATTGGTAAAGGTTTCTATTGTGCCAAGAGGACTTGCAGCACTTGGTTATGCACAGTATTTACCAAAAGAGCAATTCCTTCATCAAACAGAGCAGTTGATGGATCAAATGTGTATGACTTTAGGTGGCCGTGCAGCAGAACAAATTGTATTCGGGAAAATCTCTACGGGAGCATTGAGTGATTTAGAGCGAATCACAAAAATGGCTTACAGTATTGTTACTGTGTATGGTATGAATGATAAGATTGGGAATATTTCATTCTATGATTCAAAGCAGAATGAGTACTCATTTAATAAGCCATACTCTGATGCCACTGCAAAGATCATTGATGAAGAGGTCAAGAAAATCATTGACACTGCTTATCAGCGCACACTAAAACTGTTAAAAGATAAAAGAGATGAGCTCGAGATTCTTGCCAAAGAATTATTGGAGAAAGAGATTCTTTTCCAGACCGATCTTGAGAAGCTTATAGGTAAAAGACCTTTCGACAAAGAAACTACTTATGAGGCTTTTACCAATAGCAAGAAAGAAGAAGCAACTGAAGAGAACCCAAAGAAAAAGGCTACAAAAAATGGTGTTCCGAAAGAGCCCAAAGCTGAAGTAGAAGAGGAAGAGATAGCCGAAGAAAAAGCTGAGACTAGTACAGAAGAATAG
- a CDS encoding TonB-dependent receptor — translation MNKIKHACFLFLALLISSNLFAQDGKIVGTVVDAETGETLIGVNVVIEGTIQGTATDIDGNYTIRKVAAGTYNIVISYLSYATQTVTGVEVEEGATVRLDITLQSETEFLEEIVVTAEAVLNSEAGLLRDRQKSISFSDAISAESISKSGSGDAAAALTKVTGASVVGGKYVYVRGLGDRYSSIQMNGVELPSTNPDRKTFQLDLIPSSLLENINTVKTFTPDKPGSFSGGIVDINTKTFPENLQFSLSTSFKYNTQSSFRDDFISDNTSDTDWLGSDDGMRAIPDIFNDPDLVIPAEVQARFNDSLATILDNTSNAFNETMVPVERTIPLDYGYSISLGNQTTLFGKELGYVGSLTYSRSYQYYDDGETGRYNLINLNADQLTPLQQYTDRVGTDEVNIGGLISLQYKLSNAHRVGVNYFRTQSGANSGRIQQGIWPDELGFPIEGQFQQRTNNVVSYTERNLKYTQLLGEHYFENFLRAKVDWSASFATTTQEQPDLRFVSYYQNQNFVGADTNNVIRTAGFAFPSRLFRDLEETNENYAINVEFPFQLLTDQNSKFKMGASYRNVEREFRENYFFINPDQGIFSDLDGDVVEFFTFPYRGIIDRNETTNRPTFGNYVSDNTQDRNNYDASTEIQAIYGMFELPLTDRLKFVGGARYETAVLEVASFDTSVVIVDDVETRPGQGKIDNTDLLPSLSLIYALGDNSNLRVAWTRTIARPTAREIAPFSSFDFIGDEAKQGNPGLKRTLITNYDFRYEIFPRPGEVLAVSAFYKNLENPIELGFRPGAIATNAILQWQNVDEAEILGLEFEVRKNLDFISDFTENFSVGANLSLINSSIDLPPEELAQRADSTQTTRELQGQSPYIVNINFGYDDVDKGLSIGMYFNVFGQRLSNVGFGTNPDVFEQPRSQLDFISSKDFGNVEVSFDIKNILNSETSFEYDFKNNNEVYQSYKTGVSFSLGVKYKL, via the coding sequence GTGAATAAAATAAAACACGCATGTTTTCTTTTTCTTGCGCTTTTAATCTCATCTAACCTTTTTGCGCAAGATGGAAAAATAGTAGGTACCGTTGTTGACGCCGAAACAGGGGAAACCCTTATTGGTGTTAACGTGGTAATCGAAGGTACCATACAAGGTACAGCAACCGATATTGATGGTAATTATACCATCCGTAAAGTAGCGGCAGGTACATATAACATCGTTATAAGCTATCTGTCATATGCAACCCAGACCGTAACTGGGGTTGAAGTTGAAGAAGGTGCAACCGTAAGGTTGGACATTACTCTCCAGTCAGAGACTGAGTTTCTTGAGGAAATAGTTGTAACAGCAGAGGCGGTACTTAACAGTGAGGCGGGTCTGTTACGTGACCGTCAAAAATCTATTTCTTTTAGCGATGCAATTTCAGCTGAAAGCATTTCGAAGAGTGGATCAGGAGATGCTGCAGCTGCTCTTACAAAAGTAACCGGAGCCAGTGTAGTAGGCGGCAAGTATGTATATGTACGAGGTTTGGGTGATCGCTATTCATCTATCCAAATGAATGGAGTAGAATTACCTAGTACTAACCCCGATAGAAAAACTTTCCAGCTGGATTTAATTCCTTCATCACTCCTGGAGAATATCAACACGGTAAAGACTTTTACTCCGGATAAACCAGGGAGCTTTAGTGGCGGTATTGTAGACATCAATACCAAAACCTTCCCTGAAAATTTACAATTCTCTCTTTCTACCTCATTCAAGTATAACACACAATCATCGTTTAGAGATGATTTTATTAGTGATAACACTTCTGATACAGATTGGCTGGGATCTGATGACGGAATGAGAGCAATTCCGGATATTTTTAATGATCCGGATTTGGTTATCCCTGCCGAAGTACAAGCAAGGTTCAATGATTCTCTTGCTACCATTCTTGATAATACAAGTAATGCGTTCAATGAGACGATGGTTCCTGTTGAAAGAACTATCCCGTTAGACTATGGCTATTCGATCTCTTTGGGCAATCAAACTACCCTATTTGGCAAAGAGTTAGGATATGTGGGAAGTCTCACATATAGCCGTTCATACCAATACTACGATGACGGTGAAACAGGCCGCTATAATTTAATTAACCTTAATGCGGATCAATTAACTCCACTGCAGCAGTATACCGATAGAGTTGGAACTGATGAAGTAAATATTGGCGGGCTAATCAGTTTACAGTACAAATTAAGTAATGCTCACAGAGTTGGGGTAAACTATTTCAGAACTCAGAGTGGAGCAAATTCTGGGCGAATCCAACAGGGAATTTGGCCGGATGAGTTAGGTTTTCCTATAGAAGGCCAATTCCAGCAAAGAACGAATAACGTTGTCAGCTATACGGAAAGGAACCTCAAGTATACACAGTTATTAGGTGAGCACTATTTTGAAAACTTCCTTAGAGCAAAAGTAGATTGGTCGGCTTCATTCGCTACGACTACTCAAGAGCAGCCAGATTTACGTTTCGTTTCTTACTATCAGAATCAAAATTTTGTTGGAGCTGATACAAACAATGTAATCAGAACGGCAGGTTTTGCTTTTCCTTCCCGACTCTTTAGAGATTTGGAAGAAACAAATGAGAACTATGCAATTAATGTAGAGTTCCCCTTCCAGCTCCTTACCGACCAAAACTCCAAATTCAAAATGGGAGCGTCCTACAGAAATGTAGAGAGAGAATTCAGGGAGAACTATTTCTTTATCAATCCTGACCAGGGAATCTTTTCTGACCTGGATGGCGATGTGGTTGAGTTTTTTACTTTCCCTTACCGGGGTATAATCGATCGTAATGAGACCACTAACAGACCAACATTTGGTAATTATGTAAGTGATAATACCCAGGACAGAAACAACTACGATGCATCTACTGAGATACAGGCTATTTACGGGATGTTCGAGTTACCACTAACCGACAGATTAAAATTTGTAGGTGGCGCCAGGTATGAAACTGCAGTTCTTGAAGTAGCAAGTTTTGATACATCAGTGGTAATTGTTGATGATGTAGAAACCAGACCAGGCCAGGGTAAAATAGACAATACCGATTTACTCCCTTCTTTAAGTCTTATTTATGCACTAGGAGACAACTCGAATCTTAGGGTTGCTTGGACAAGAACCATCGCAAGGCCTACTGCAAGGGAAATTGCTCCATTCTCCAGTTTCGACTTCATTGGTGATGAAGCAAAACAAGGTAATCCGGGATTAAAAAGAACATTGATTACCAACTATGACTTCAGATACGAAATTTTCCCTCGCCCGGGTGAAGTGCTTGCTGTAAGTGCATTCTACAAAAACCTGGAAAATCCTATAGAACTTGGTTTTAGACCCGGAGCGATTGCAACAAATGCCATCTTACAATGGCAAAATGTCGATGAGGCCGAAATTCTTGGGCTTGAATTCGAAGTAAGAAAAAACCTTGACTTCATTTCTGATTTCACAGAAAACTTTAGTGTTGGAGCAAACTTATCACTTATCAATTCAAGCATCGATCTACCACCTGAGGAGCTTGCGCAGAGAGCAGATTCAACGCAAACAACACGAGAGCTTCAGGGTCAGTCACCGTATATCGTCAACATTAACTTTGGTTATGACGATGTAGATAAGGGTCTAAGTATTGGTATGTATTTCAACGTATTTGGCCAGCGTTTGTCAAACGTAGGCTTTGGTACCAATCCTGATGTATTTGAGCAGCCACGTTCGCAATTAGATTTTATTAGCTCAAAGGATTTTGGAAACGTCGAAGTAAGCTTCGATATCAAGAATATCCTTAACTCCGAAACCAGCTTTGAATACGACTTCAAGAATAATAACGAAGTGTATCAAAGCTATAAGACGGGTGTCTCTTTCTCCCTGGGGGTTAAGTACAAACTTTAA